In one Siniperca chuatsi isolate FFG_IHB_CAS linkage group LG14, ASM2008510v1, whole genome shotgun sequence genomic region, the following are encoded:
- the LOC122887779 gene encoding odorant receptor 131-2-like produces the protein MSDANQSQTNITDGLQYQGLLEIVLFSIVTTVPCCVFLFINGTMLFTLRSKTVFRETSRYILLYNLLFADTVVLLQSQLMYLLAAFSITLTYPVCGALTMLAYLTNVISPLTLVVMCLERYVAVCYPLRHATFITVRNTGVAIIVVWAFSLLNVLIRVILLLHFSFEDLQSIQMTDFCGKESMLLDPISDLYGKAYTYFLFVSAGVVIASSYIGVMIAARSASTDKASARKARNTLLLHLVQLGLSLSSSIHNSLLIAISVILDRIIFVRIQIVIYVCIIICPRCLSSLIYGLRDQTIRPVLVYHLCCQRRR, from the coding sequence ATGTCAGATGCAAATCAGTCTCAGACTAACATCACTGATGGACTGCAGTATCAGGGATTACTGGAAATAGTGTTGTTTTCCATTGTAACTACAGTGCcatgctgtgtgtttctcttcattAATGGGACCATGCTATTTACCTTAAGGAGTAAAACAGTGTTTCGTGAGACCTCTCGTTATATTCTTCTGTATAACCTCCTTTTTGCTGACACTGTAGTGCTGCTACAGAGTCAGTTAATGTACCTACTAGCTGCTTTTAGCATAACATTGACGTATCCTGTGTGTGGTGCTCTCACCATGCTTGCCTATCTCACAAATGTGATCTCCCCTCTCACACTGGTGGTGATGTGTCTTGAAAGATATGTCGCTGTGTGCTACCCACTGAGGCACGCTACTTTCATCACCGTCAGAAACACAGGGGTGGCCATCATTGTGGTTTGGGCCTTCAGTTTACTAAATGTCCTCATTCGAGTTATTTTgctattacatttttcatttgaagatTTGCAGAGCATACAGATGACAGACTTTTGTGGCAAAGAAAGCATGTTGCTTGATCCAATATCTGACCTTTATGGAAAAGCCTAcacttattttctgtttgtatcaGCCGGCGTGGTAATCGCTTCTTCCTATATTGGTGTGATGATAGCAGCCAGATCGGCCTCCACAGACAAAGCTTCAGCCCGTAAGGCTCgtaacacactgctgctgcatctgGTGCAGCTGGGTCTCAGTCTCTCTTCATCTATACACAACTCATTGCTCATAGCTATCTCAGTGATCCTGGACAGGATAATATTTGTGCGCATCCAAATTGTCATTTACGTGTGTATTATCATCTGCCCAAGATGTCTGAGTTCTCTCATCTATGGTCTCAGAGATCAGACCATCAGACCCGTCCTCGTGTAccatctctgctgtcagaggagACGCTGA
- the LOC122887783 gene encoding odorant receptor 131-2-like, with protein sequence MSDANQSQTNITDGLQYQGLLGLVLFSILTTVPCCVFLFINGTMLFTLRSKAVFRETSRYILLYNLLFADTVLLLQSQLLYLLAACRITLTYPVCGALTMLAELTTVISPLTLVVMCLERYVAVCYPLRHATFITVRNTGVAIIVVWAFSLLNVLTRVILLLNFPFEELQSLQMTDFCGKESIMLDPISDLYGKAYTYFLFVSAGVVIASSYIGVMIAARSASTDKASARKARNTLLLHLVQLGLSLSSSIHNSLLIAISVILDRIIFVRIQNVIYVSIIICPRCLSSLIYGLRDQTIRPVLVYHLCCERRR encoded by the coding sequence ATGTCAGATGCAAATCAGTCTCAGACTAACATCACTGATGGACTGCAGTATCAGGGATTACTGGGATTAGTGTTGTTTTCCATTCTAACTACAGTGCcatgctgtgtgtttctcttcattAATGGGACCATGCTATTTACCTTAAGGAGTAAAGCGGTGTTTCGTGAGACCTCTCGTTATATTCTTCTGTATAACCTTCTTTTTGCAGACACTGTACTGCTGCTACAGAGTCAGTTATTGTACCTACTAGCTGCTTGTAGAATAACATTGACGTATCCTGTGTGTGGTGCTCTCACCATGCTCGCCGAACTCACAACTGTGATCTCCCCTCTCACACTGGTGGTGATGTGTCTTGAAAGATATGTCGCTGTGTGCTACCCACTGAGGCACGCTACTTTCATCACCGTCAGAAACACAGGGGTGGCCATCATTGTGGTTTGGGCCTTCAGTTTACTAAATGTCCTCACTCGAGTTATTTTGCTATTAAATTTTCCATTTGAAGAATTGCAGAGCCTGCAGATGACAGACTTTTGTGGCAAAGAAAGCATAATGCTTGATCCAATATCTGACCTTTATGGAAAAGCCTAcacttattttctgtttgtatcaGCTGGCGTGGTAATCGCTTCTTCCTATATTGGTGTGATGATAGCAGCCAGATCGGCCTCCACAGACAAAGCTTCAGCCCGTAAGGCTCgtaacacactgctgctgcatctgGTGCAGCTGGGCCTCAGTCTCTCCTCATCTATACACAACTCATTGCTCATAGCTATCTCAGTGATCCTGGACAGGATAATATTTGTGCGCATCCAAAATGTCATTTACGTGTCTATTATCATCTGCCCAAGATGTCTGAGTTCTCTCATCTATGGTCTCAGAGATCAGACCATCAGACCTGTCCTTGTGTACCATCTCTGCTGCGAGAGGAGACGCTGA